In Paraburkholderia bryophila, a single genomic region encodes these proteins:
- a CDS encoding DUF3540 domain-containing protein, whose translation MTSTVAELRTPPPAETSETTGTVLALLHDDMLLVACAGTRLTCRRAFSCLIAPEIGDRVIVSHVEPQRPHVLAILDRPHGRGACIRVGGDLLLESSSHIHIRAEQGLQLHADNDLALHGKRLALDADEATLVARKASINCAEFEGRAGALRLIGKSLESVFERVVHIAKTSFRTVETVDHLRCAHLDYAASEAVRLHGKHTLLTAERLAKLDAQQIHLG comes from the coding sequence ATGACATCAACCGTAGCCGAATTAAGAACGCCGCCACCGGCCGAAACCAGCGAAACCACCGGCACCGTGCTCGCGTTACTTCACGACGACATGCTGCTGGTGGCCTGCGCGGGTACCCGACTAACTTGCCGACGCGCGTTCAGTTGCCTGATCGCGCCTGAGATCGGCGACCGCGTCATCGTGAGCCACGTCGAGCCGCAACGCCCCCACGTGCTGGCGATCCTTGACCGGCCTCACGGGCGCGGCGCATGCATTCGCGTCGGCGGCGATCTACTGCTCGAATCGTCGAGCCATATCCATATTCGCGCCGAACAGGGCCTTCAACTGCACGCGGACAACGACCTGGCGTTGCACGGCAAGCGCCTCGCACTCGACGCGGACGAAGCGACGCTCGTCGCGCGTAAAGCATCGATCAACTGCGCCGAGTTCGAAGGCCGCGCCGGTGCATTGCGGTTGATCGGTAAAAGCCTGGAGAGCGTCTTCGAGCGTGTCGTGCACATCGCGAAGACAAGTTTTCGCACGGTCGAGACGGTCGATCACCTGCGTTGCGCCCATCTCGACTACGCCGCATCGGAGGCCGTGCGTCTGCATGGCAAGCACACGTTGCTGACCGCCGAGCGTCTGGCGAAGCTCGACGCCCAACAAATCCACCTCGGCTAG
- a CDS encoding pentapeptide repeat-containing protein, giving the protein MSLTREQLQQMVHRGEIIERQSVGPLDLTQCDLSGGIFANVTFSGTQLAHARLGECVFNECRFTDVDLTCADLSRSVFLKGELVRTNLTDGTLDDCRFTDTHASGTRFTRARAVRLAFLKCELSGCQFDSVQLDFACFDETPMDGADWSAAAVRQSLFYRLDLRDVRFAQSGFDRVIFSESNLTGQTFRGQVFDQCQFIRAELRGVDFTSARLSRCNFQGAELDHAVLDDVDAPFANFFEARVNHAQCRGARLPNSIWVDARAASADFSRADLSGAVLHRADASGARFVQTRLDSADFSSALLHGADFHEALFARTRFDGARADASGARVHPDRKPPPAPWQDQPGVAASDIALEAARAWSSRRNDRAALLSTSESL; this is encoded by the coding sequence ATGAGTCTCACGCGCGAACAACTCCAACAGATGGTCCATCGAGGTGAAATCATCGAGCGGCAGTCAGTGGGACCGCTCGACTTGACGCAATGCGATCTGTCGGGTGGCATCTTCGCGAACGTTACGTTCAGCGGCACGCAACTCGCTCACGCGCGGCTCGGCGAATGCGTGTTCAACGAGTGCCGCTTCACGGACGTCGATCTGACTTGTGCCGACCTGTCGAGGAGCGTCTTCCTGAAAGGCGAGTTGGTGCGCACGAACCTCACCGACGGCACGCTCGACGATTGCCGTTTCACCGACACGCACGCAAGCGGCACACGCTTCACGCGAGCGCGCGCAGTTCGCCTCGCCTTTCTTAAGTGCGAGCTGAGCGGCTGCCAGTTCGACTCGGTGCAACTCGACTTCGCCTGTTTCGACGAAACGCCCATGGATGGCGCGGACTGGTCGGCCGCCGCGGTTCGCCAGAGCCTTTTCTATCGACTGGATTTGCGCGATGTGCGTTTCGCGCAGAGCGGCTTCGACCGCGTTATTTTTAGCGAATCGAATCTGACGGGACAAACGTTTCGCGGACAGGTATTCGATCAATGCCAGTTCATTCGCGCCGAACTCCGTGGTGTGGACTTCACATCGGCGCGGCTGTCGCGCTGCAATTTTCAAGGCGCTGAACTCGACCACGCGGTGCTGGACGACGTGGACGCTCCCTTCGCTAACTTCTTCGAGGCGCGCGTGAACCACGCGCAGTGCCGTGGTGCGCGCCTGCCGAACAGCATCTGGGTCGATGCTCGCGCGGCAAGCGCCGATTTCAGCCGTGCGGATTTGTCCGGCGCGGTGTTGCATCGCGCCGATGCGAGTGGCGCGCGCTTCGTGCAGACGCGACTCGACAGTGCGGATTTCTCGTCGGCGTTGCTGCACGGCGCGGATTTTCACGAGGCGTTGTTTGCGCGAACGCGCTTTGATGGGGCGCGCGCCGATGCCAGCGGCGCGCGCGTCCACCCCGACCGCAAGCCCCCACCCGCCCCCTGGCAAGACCAACCCGGCGTAGCCGCCAGCGACATCGCACTGGAAGCCGCGCGCGCCTGGTCGTCACGTCGGAACGATCGCGCAGCACTGCTCTCCACCTCAGAATCTCTATGA
- the tssK gene encoding type VI secretion system baseplate subunit TssK, translating to MKHSTAPLNLPSKDSGASRSKVVWSEGMYLRPQHFQQFERYVESYVQLRCRGLQRAFWGFTSVEIDHDALALGKVSLTMAQGVFPDGTPFLLTGPDELPAPLDIPVDAKDQLVLLALPLRRPGGEDTIFEERADSLARYSAYVREIVDGNAVALGPASVQIARARLRLVPASELGSEWQAIGLLRVVERRSDNHLVLDKHYIPPMLIAGQHPLLAGYIRELHGLLEQRGDALANRLSRPGRGGVAEVADFLLLALINRAQADTSHEHELGEVHPESLFQQWLRLAFDLATYTSHERRPTVRPAYRHDDLQGSFSPLMAELRRALSTALEQNAVAIELQERAHRVWVARIPSPELLHSAGFVLAVHADLPAETVRARFPAQIKIGPAERLADLVNLHLPGIALRTLPVAPRQIPYHASYHYFELDTGAELWKQLEKSSGLALHVAGDLPGLTMECWAIRG from the coding sequence ATGAAGCATTCCACCGCGCCGTTGAATTTACCGTCGAAAGACTCGGGCGCGTCCCGCAGCAAGGTCGTCTGGTCCGAAGGCATGTATCTACGGCCGCAGCATTTCCAGCAGTTTGAGCGTTATGTCGAAAGCTACGTGCAATTGCGTTGTCGCGGCTTGCAGCGCGCGTTCTGGGGCTTCACGAGTGTCGAGATCGATCACGACGCGTTAGCCTTGGGGAAAGTGTCGCTAACCATGGCGCAAGGCGTGTTTCCGGACGGCACCCCCTTTCTGCTGACCGGTCCCGACGAACTACCCGCCCCGCTCGACATTCCCGTCGACGCAAAAGATCAGCTCGTGCTGCTCGCGTTGCCGCTCAGGCGGCCGGGCGGCGAAGACACGATCTTCGAGGAACGCGCCGATTCGCTCGCGCGCTATAGCGCCTACGTCCGCGAAATCGTGGACGGCAACGCGGTCGCCTTGGGACCGGCCAGCGTGCAGATCGCCCGCGCGCGACTGCGTCTGGTACCGGCGTCTGAGCTAGGTAGCGAATGGCAGGCCATCGGCCTGCTACGCGTGGTCGAGCGGCGTAGTGACAACCATCTGGTGCTCGACAAACACTACATTCCGCCGATGCTGATTGCCGGCCAGCATCCGCTGCTCGCCGGCTACATCCGCGAGTTGCACGGTCTGCTCGAGCAACGCGGCGATGCGTTGGCGAACCGGCTGTCGCGGCCGGGACGCGGCGGCGTCGCGGAAGTCGCGGACTTCCTGCTGCTCGCGCTGATCAATCGCGCGCAGGCCGACACTTCGCACGAACACGAACTCGGCGAGGTGCATCCCGAATCGCTGTTTCAGCAGTGGTTGCGGCTCGCGTTCGACCTCGCCACTTACACGAGCCACGAGCGCCGGCCGACGGTTCGTCCAGCGTACCGGCACGACGATCTGCAAGGCAGCTTCTCGCCGTTGATGGCCGAGTTGCGGCGCGCGTTGTCGACGGCGCTCGAACAGAACGCGGTCGCGATCGAGTTGCAGGAACGCGCGCACCGCGTGTGGGTAGCGCGGATTCCGAGCCCCGAGTTGCTGCATAGCGCCGGCTTCGTGCTCGCCGTGCACGCCGATCTGCCCGCCGAGACCGTGCGTGCGCGCTTTCCCGCACAGATCAAGATCGGGCCGGCCGAGCGGCTCGCCGATCTGGTGAATCTGCATCTGCCCGGCATCGCGTTGCGCACGCTGCCGGTCGCGCCTCGACAGATTCCGTATCACGCGAGCTATCACTACTTCGAACTGGATACGGGCGCCGAGCTTTGGAAGCAACTGGAAAAATCCAGCGGACTCGCGCTGCACGTCGCGGGCGATCTGCCGGGTCTGACGATGGAATGCTGGGCGATTCGCGGGTGA
- the tssJ gene encoding type VI secretion system lipoprotein TssJ: MPLALLTQLTLLILLTGCATTSPPADTAFTLSLDASPTVNPDSLGRPAPILVGIYDLKSTAAFTASGFAPLQDHAKASLGDDLVGFDQLILRPGEQRTLERSIERTGDARTRSLGIVAGYRELNRHVWRVAIALPVADESSRPSFWPFEPQRLVVQVQVKLDDSGIVVRTLNRNP, from the coding sequence ATGCCACTGGCTCTGCTGACCCAGTTGACCCTGCTCATCCTGCTAACGGGCTGTGCAACAACAAGCCCACCCGCAGACACCGCCTTCACGCTGTCTCTCGACGCCAGCCCAACCGTCAATCCAGACAGCCTCGGACGACCCGCACCGATTCTCGTCGGCATCTACGACCTGAAATCGACCGCGGCCTTCACCGCGAGCGGCTTCGCGCCGTTGCAGGACCACGCAAAGGCAAGCCTCGGTGACGACCTCGTCGGGTTCGACCAGCTCATCCTGCGACCTGGCGAACAACGGACGCTCGAACGGTCGATCGAACGGACAGGCGACGCACGGACGCGCTCGCTGGGCATCGTCGCCGGTTACCGCGAATTGAACCGGCACGTCTGGCGCGTCGCAATCGCGTTGCCCGTCGCCGACGAGTCCAGCCGCCCCTCTTTCTGGCCATTCGAACCGCAGCGACTCGTCGTGCAAGTGCAAGTGAAACTGGATGACAGCGGCATCGTCGTCCGAACCCTGAATCGGAACCCTTGA
- a CDS encoding DUF4150 domain-containing protein: protein MVMVNSSAAGANDAISVNKTPPLGVPVAYDNNAQRVQAIPNVSNILVACAPAHNLATLIPVTTGDAPGSMGGVSSSTVCASSRHISGANTVLLHGMPTTRMTDPTQQNATNAIGTGTSPSQTHILNLAG, encoded by the coding sequence ATGGTCATGGTCAATTCAAGCGCGGCCGGCGCCAACGACGCCATCAGCGTCAACAAGACCCCGCCGCTGGGCGTGCCGGTCGCTTACGACAACAACGCCCAACGCGTGCAGGCGATTCCGAACGTCAGCAACATCCTGGTCGCCTGCGCGCCCGCCCACAACCTCGCGACCCTCATTCCGGTCACCACCGGGGACGCGCCTGGCTCGATGGGCGGCGTCAGTTCCAGCACCGTCTGCGCGAGTTCGCGCCATATCAGCGGCGCCAACACGGTACTGCTGCACGGCATGCCGACTACCCGGATGACCGACCCCACGCAACAGAATGCGACCAACGCGATAGGCACGGGCACCTCGCCCAGTCAGACGCACATTCTTAATCTGGCAGGTTGA
- the tssM gene encoding type VI secretion system membrane subunit TssM, which yields MKFVTRVVKLMLSREWWLCVWLCVEIALVVALIWSVGPLLAIGTMRPLESATVRGWLIALVLLAGCMRLVWRMRGSASEAGAGAGAGAGAGAGAGAATAAGIKDTAPVAELRARFRDALYLLRHANPAKGKLAAWLDAATGQYAYRLPWYLVVGSSGSGKTAVLVHGGLELSTAEQAARAAAGRVEATQQCDWWFSNHAVLVDTPGHYLEAADDTERRGTEWRALLALLRKRRPRQPLNGVLLTVAVDSLLALNEAERTAYATRLRKPLQTMRAALDIQVPIYLCLTRMDRLSGFVEYFSALNREGREQVWGATFPLDEAAAASNSATTAFTDAFDKLVQRLTDGLRDVVSADPDLDSRALAYLFPQQFASLRDVLDGFCSTLFQTSHLEAKLVARGIYFTSALQSGQTVDRILTPVRQHLHSAMPSPAPAISRVRQSYFLKQLLHEAVFADAGLAGTSRASLRRRLIAHTALAVTSGALLLTLLAGWTISYSNIRAYLDEVGTHVAAFNQHARQPITLAAGALAPLAPMLNDVRSLPRSERFEIDAPPPLRYGLGLYPGAKISEASETIYRRALDDKLLPQAAARLEALLSNAPLDDPEYTYDALKAYLMLHDAAHYDGGFVAAWLILDTQTSLPSNTTLDQRARLEAHLTRLFEARAVASPFALNAALVSRVRERLARDSFAQRAYHQLRRELLRIPRAAPLTVVSAGGPQAALVFRRLSGKPLSDGIDSLYTYRGYWDVFDKRVAGAAAQLRSEEPWVLGIDAAPAVDTARLVLEVRRAYFNDYIEVWDAYLNDLTLMDSKSIAQSTRIARTLSAPDSPLRQFLQAAARETNLSRTSASEQRPAAGRMQQRLGKARQSLAAMFGNAAPAVPQTANEERPEAVVDAHFEPLRRLVTSSDGGAAGTAPFDGNLHVVDELYGYLTSASAALNSGNSPPPTDVFDKLQADAGRMPMPLRKMFGDLSQNGSAQIGGALRANLAQDAQGGIGRLCRHMIAGRYPFVRNASRDVALDDFSKLFAPGGLMDSFFQKNLASQIDVSGSRWRFRRDATGAASGDARLVGSFQNADIIRTAFFSGNATAPALQVELTPLELDPGIAQYTLDVDGQTIRYAHGPQLPTTVKWPGPVGGAGQVSLQISTPGGADGLQTQGPWALQRLLDKASITPGATPEHFVATFDFNGRKLSLRVIANSSYNPFRLPQMDAFSCPS from the coding sequence ATGAAGTTCGTAACACGGGTGGTGAAGCTGATGTTGTCCCGGGAGTGGTGGCTGTGTGTGTGGCTATGCGTCGAAATCGCACTGGTCGTCGCGTTGATCTGGAGCGTGGGGCCACTGCTGGCGATCGGCACGATGCGTCCGTTGGAAAGTGCGACGGTGCGAGGGTGGTTGATTGCGCTCGTGCTGCTGGCCGGGTGCATGCGGCTGGTTTGGCGGATGCGGGGAAGTGCGAGCGAAGCGGGTGCCGGTGCGGGTGCCGGTGCGGGTGCGGGTGCGGGTGCGGGTGCGGCTACGGCTGCCGGCATAAAAGACACTGCTCCGGTTGCCGAACTACGCGCCCGTTTTCGCGACGCGCTGTACCTGCTGCGCCACGCCAACCCGGCCAAAGGCAAACTCGCGGCATGGCTCGATGCCGCCACCGGTCAGTACGCGTATCGATTGCCGTGGTATCTCGTGGTCGGCAGCAGCGGCTCGGGCAAGACCGCTGTACTCGTCCACGGCGGACTCGAACTATCGACCGCCGAGCAAGCGGCGCGCGCCGCCGCCGGCCGCGTCGAAGCGACCCAGCAATGCGACTGGTGGTTCAGCAACCACGCAGTGCTCGTCGATACGCCCGGCCACTATCTGGAAGCCGCCGACGACACCGAGCGGCGTGGCACCGAGTGGCGCGCCCTGCTCGCGCTGCTTCGCAAACGTCGGCCGCGCCAGCCGCTCAACGGCGTCCTACTGACGGTCGCCGTCGACTCGCTGCTCGCACTGAACGAAGCCGAACGCACAGCCTACGCGACGCGTCTGCGCAAGCCGCTCCAAACGATGCGGGCAGCGCTCGACATACAGGTCCCGATCTACTTATGTTTGACCCGGATGGATCGCCTCAGCGGCTTCGTCGAGTATTTTTCGGCGCTGAACCGCGAGGGCCGCGAGCAGGTTTGGGGCGCGACATTCCCACTCGATGAAGCCGCCGCAGCGTCCAACAGCGCCACCACCGCATTCACGGACGCATTCGACAAACTCGTACAGCGCCTGACCGACGGCCTGCGCGACGTCGTGAGCGCCGACCCCGATCTCGATAGCCGGGCGCTCGCCTATCTATTCCCGCAGCAGTTCGCGAGTCTGCGCGATGTGCTCGACGGCTTCTGCTCGACGCTGTTTCAGACCTCGCATCTGGAAGCCAAACTGGTCGCGCGCGGCATCTACTTCACTAGCGCCTTGCAGAGCGGGCAGACGGTTGACCGGATACTGACGCCGGTCAGACAACACTTGCACAGCGCAATGCCGTCACCGGCACCCGCAATAAGTCGCGTCCGCCAAAGCTATTTCCTCAAGCAACTGCTGCACGAGGCCGTCTTTGCCGATGCCGGCCTCGCCGGCACGAGTCGCGCGTCGCTGCGGCGACGTCTGATCGCGCACACGGCGCTCGCGGTGACGAGCGGCGCCCTGCTGCTAACACTGCTAGCCGGCTGGACGATCAGCTATTCGAACATCCGTGCCTATCTCGACGAAGTCGGCACGCACGTCGCCGCGTTCAATCAGCACGCGCGCCAGCCGATCACGTTGGCCGCCGGTGCGTTGGCGCCGCTCGCTCCGATGCTCAACGACGTGCGAAGCCTGCCTCGCAGCGAACGCTTCGAGATCGATGCACCGCCGCCCTTGCGCTACGGACTCGGTCTTTACCCCGGTGCAAAAATCAGCGAAGCCAGCGAGACCATTTATCGCCGCGCGCTCGACGACAAACTGCTGCCGCAGGCGGCAGCGCGTCTCGAAGCGCTGCTGTCCAACGCCCCGCTCGACGATCCGGAATATACGTACGACGCGCTCAAGGCCTATCTGATGCTTCACGACGCTGCTCACTACGACGGCGGTTTTGTCGCCGCATGGCTGATCCTCGACACGCAGACGTCTTTGCCGTCGAACACCACGCTCGATCAACGCGCACGCCTGGAAGCGCACCTCACGCGACTCTTCGAAGCGCGCGCGGTCGCGTCGCCGTTTGCACTCAACGCAGCCCTGGTGAGCCGCGTGCGTGAGCGGCTCGCACGCGATTCGTTTGCTCAGCGTGCTTACCATCAGTTGCGCCGCGAACTGCTGCGCATACCGCGCGCCGCGCCGCTCACCGTCGTCAGCGCGGGGGGCCCGCAAGCCGCGCTCGTGTTCCGGCGCCTCAGCGGCAAACCGCTCAGCGACGGCATCGACAGCCTGTATACCTATCGAGGCTATTGGGACGTCTTCGACAAACGCGTAGCCGGCGCCGCCGCGCAACTGCGCAGCGAAGAACCATGGGTGCTGGGCATCGACGCCGCGCCCGCCGTCGACACCGCGCGTCTCGTGCTTGAAGTCCGACGCGCGTACTTCAACGACTACATCGAAGTCTGGGATGCCTATCTCAACGACTTGACGCTGATGGATAGCAAGTCGATTGCGCAAAGCACGCGAATTGCGCGCACGCTGTCGGCGCCGGATTCGCCGCTCAGACAATTCCTGCAAGCCGCCGCCCGTGAGACGAATCTGTCGCGAACATCCGCGTCCGAGCAACGCCCCGCGGCGGGTCGCATGCAGCAACGCCTCGGCAAAGCGCGGCAATCGCTCGCGGCGATGTTCGGCAACGCTGCGCCCGCGGTGCCGCAAACGGCCAACGAAGAGCGACCCGAGGCCGTAGTCGACGCCCATTTCGAACCACTGCGCCGCCTCGTCACCTCGTCCGACGGAGGCGCCGCCGGCACGGCACCGTTCGACGGCAACCTGCACGTGGTCGACGAGTTGTACGGCTATCTGACGTCGGCGAGCGCGGCGCTCAACAGCGGCAATTCGCCGCCACCAACCGACGTGTTCGACAAACTGCAGGCCGATGCCGGACGGATGCCGATGCCGTTGCGCAAGATGTTCGGCGACCTGTCGCAAAACGGTTCGGCGCAGATCGGCGGCGCGCTGCGCGCCAATCTCGCGCAGGACGCGCAAGGCGGCATAGGCCGACTGTGCCGGCACATGATCGCGGGGCGCTACCCGTTCGTGCGCAACGCCAGTCGCGATGTCGCGCTCGACGATTTCTCGAAACTGTTCGCCCCGGGCGGCTTGATGGACAGCTTCTTTCAAAAAAATCTGGCGTCGCAAATCGACGTTAGTGGCAGCCGCTGGCGCTTCAGGCGCGACGCAACCGGCGCCGCTTCGGGAGATGCCCGTCTGGTCGGCTCGTTCCAGAATGCCGACATCATCCGCACGGCGTTTTTTTCCGGCAATGCCACGGCGCCGGCGCTGCAAGTCGAGCTGACGCCGCTCGAGCTGGATCCGGGGATCGCGCAGTACACGCTGGATGTCGACGGCCAAACGATCCGCTACGCGCATGGCCCGCAACTGCCCACCACGGTGAAATGGCCGGGCCCCGTCGGCGGCGCCGGTCAGGTCAGCCTGCAGATCAGCACGCCGGGCGGCGCCGACGGCCTGCAAACGCAGGGACCGTGGGCGCTGCAACGTCTGCTCGACAAGGCCAGCATTACACCGGGCGCGACGCCCGAGCACTTTGTCGCCACCTTCGACTTCAACGGCCGCAAGCTGTCTTTGCGGGTCATCGCCAACAGCAGCTACAACCCGTTCAGGTTGCCGCAAATGGACGCGTTCTCGTGTCCGTCCTAA
- the tssL gene encoding type VI secretion system protein TssL, long form gives MQHRPNARNALVVAADPLLDLLAPIRTSTDLAPQRLREYLLDQIRQFQARAQRAAIPVETIVAARYCLCTALDEAAALAPWGGGGTWSTHSLLVALHNETWGGEKFFQLLARLSVSVHEHRDMIELQYFCLMLGFQGRYRVIDNGAAQRETLMRRLHKLLHETGGGYALPLSPEWRAADRTPVRRMRRGLPLWAWLLFVGVSGSASFAAFLLATTAHTDRVYAAIGTLRLPELNTHASDVPTSNRLRQALDADLQSGLLALREEADRSVIAMRGDGLFNSGSAAANPAYLPVLAHLVGVLNRVGGDIAITGHTDNQPIRDHRFESNLALSQARAGAVRQWLLAAGLEANRNIAVMGRGDEQPVATNQTAEGRAQNRRVEIVLFPLPTDRQGISQATDQ, from the coding sequence ATGCAGCATCGACCAAACGCCCGCAACGCGCTTGTCGTTGCCGCCGACCCGCTGCTCGACCTGCTCGCGCCGATCCGCACCAGCACGGACCTCGCGCCGCAGCGGCTGCGCGAATATCTGCTCGATCAGATCCGGCAATTTCAGGCGCGCGCGCAACGTGCGGCCATTCCCGTCGAGACGATCGTCGCGGCGCGCTATTGCCTGTGCACCGCGCTCGACGAAGCGGCCGCGCTCGCGCCGTGGGGCGGCGGTGGCACATGGTCGACGCACAGTCTGCTGGTGGCCCTTCACAACGAGACATGGGGCGGCGAAAAGTTCTTCCAGTTGCTGGCGCGCCTGTCGGTGAGCGTGCACGAGCATCGCGACATGATCGAGCTGCAGTATTTCTGTCTGATGCTCGGTTTCCAGGGACGCTACCGCGTGATCGACAACGGCGCCGCGCAACGCGAAACGCTGATGCGTCGGCTGCACAAATTGCTGCATGAAACGGGCGGCGGATACGCATTGCCGTTGTCGCCCGAATGGCGCGCCGCGGACCGCACGCCGGTGCGGCGGATGCGCCGCGGGCTGCCGTTGTGGGCGTGGTTGCTGTTCGTCGGCGTGAGCGGTAGCGCGAGTTTCGCCGCTTTTCTGCTGGCCACCACCGCGCATACCGATCGAGTCTATGCGGCGATCGGCACGCTTCGTCTGCCCGAGCTGAACACCCACGCGAGCGACGTGCCAACGTCGAACAGGCTGCGACAAGCGCTCGACGCGGATCTGCAAAGCGGCCTGCTCGCGCTGCGCGAAGAGGCGGACCGCAGCGTGATCGCGATGCGCGGCGACGGCCTGTTCAACTCCGGTTCGGCCGCCGCGAATCCGGCGTATCTGCCGGTGCTCGCACATCTGGTTGGCGTGCTGAACCGGGTCGGCGGCGACATCGCGATTACCGGTCATACGGACAATCAGCCGATCCGCGATCACCGCTTCGAGTCGAACCTCGCGCTGTCGCAAGCCCGTGCCGGCGCCGTCAGGCAATGGCTGCTGGCGGCCGGCCTCGAAGCGAACCGGAACATCGCCGTGATGGGGCGCGGCGACGAACAGCCGGTCGCCACCAACCAGACAGCCGAGGGTCGCGCGCAAAACCGCCGCGTGGAAATCGTGCTGTTCCCGCTTCCCACAGACAGACAAGGCATTTCGCAGGCGACCGATCAATGA